A genome region from Arachis duranensis cultivar V14167 chromosome 6, aradu.V14167.gnm2.J7QH, whole genome shotgun sequence includes the following:
- the LOC107494543 gene encoding cytochrome P450 71A9-like: protein MILSCSLFVFLTLLFFILTFRKSDLQRHLPPGPRRPPFIGNLHQIGELPYLSLQELSSHHGPLMFLKLGFFPTLVVSSAEIAKEIFKNHDMAFSGRPKLYAANRLGYNGSAMTFTLYGDYWKEIKKIVMLELLSVKRVQSFQAVWFEEVQVLFHSIALFCGSPVNLSHLKLSLTSNIVCRIAFGKRYCSNCVVWTH, encoded by the coding sequence ATGATTCTCTCTTGCTCCCTCTTTGTTTTCCTTACACTACTCTTTTTCATCTTAACATTTAGAAAATCAGATCTACAAAGACACCTTCCTCCAGGCCCACGGAGACCACCATTCATCGGCAACCTTCACCAAATTGGTGAGCTCCCCTATCTATCACTTCAAGAATTGTCAAGTCATCATGGGCCACTCATGTTCTTGAAGTTGGGTTTTTTTCCTACTTTGGTGGTCTCCTCGGCTGAGATAGCCAAAGAGATCTTCAAGAACCATGACATGGCTTTCTCCGGCCGCCCCAAACTTTATGCCGCGAACCGTTTGGGATACAACGGTTCAGCTATGACTTTCACTCTTTACGGTGACTATTGGaaggaaataaagaaaattgTGATGTTGGAGTTACTGAGTGTAAAGAGGGTTCAATCTTTTCAAGCTGTGTGGTTTGAAGAGGTTCAAGTTCTCTTCCATTCCATAGCACTTTTCTGTGGTAGTCCTGTTAACCTAAGCCACTTGAAGCTTTCTCTTACAAGTAATATTGTTTGTCGGATTGCATTTGGCAAAAGGTATTGTTCAAATTGTGTTGTTTGGAcacattaa
- the LOC107494579 gene encoding cytochrome P450 71A9, translating into MILSYALLVFLTLLFFILTFRKSDLQKNLPPGPRKLPFIGNLHQIGELPYLSLQELSSHHGPLMFLKLGSVPTLVVSSAEIAKEIFKNHDLAFSGRPKLYAGNRLGYNGSAMTFTPYSDYWKEIKKIVMLELLSAKRVQSFQAVRFEEVQVLLHSIALSCGSPVNLSHLTLSLTNNIVCRIAFGTRFGDASSKFYEMLRETQELLGGFCLADFFPWLGWLNKFNGYESRLEKNFKELDNFYDKVIKEHAVNNDDSHQGLGVMEQHDDEDLVHVLLRLQKDSNQEIVLSDDQIKGVLTDIFIAGTDTAAATMIWTMSELIRNPEKMERAQQEVREVVLSKKKVMVEESDLPMLPYLKSVVKEALRIHPPAPLLVPRETIQPCTIKGYEIPAGTRVFINAKTIAMDPTCWENPTEFSPERFLHSPIDFGGHHVEMLPFGAGRRGCPGVNFAMPLVELSLANLLFRFDWKLPDGVGREELDMQEAIGITMHKKSPLCLIPSPSFA; encoded by the exons ATGATTCTCTCTTACGCCCTCCTTGTTTTCCTTACACTACTCTTTTTCATCTTAACATTTAGAAAATCAGATCTACAAAAAAACCTTCCTCCTGGCCCACGGAAACTACCATTCATCGGCAACCTTCACCAAATTGGCGAGCTCCCCTATCTATCGCTTCAAGAATTATCAAGTCATCATGGGCCACTCATGTTCTTGAAGTTGGGTTCTGTTCCTACTTTGGTGGTCTCTTCGGCCGAGATAGCCAAAGAGATCTTCAAGAACCATGACTTGGCCTTCTCCGGCCGCCCCAAACTTTATGCCGGAAACCGTTTGGGATACAACGGATCAGCTATGACTTTCACTCCTTATAGTGACTACTGGaaggaaataaagaaaattgTGATGTTGGAGTTGCTGAGtgcaaagagggttcaatcttTTCAAGCTGTGAGATTTGAAGAGGTTCAAGTTCTCCTCCATTCCATAGCACTTTCCTGCGGTAGTCCTGTTAATCTAAGCCACTTGACGCTTTCTCTTACCAATAATATCGTTTGTCGGATTGCATTCGGCACAAG ATTTGGGGATGCAAGTAGTAAGTTCTATGAGATGCTTAGGGAAACACAGGAGTTATTGGGAGGATTCTGCTTGGCTGATTTCTTTCCTTGGTTGGGAtggctcaacaaattcaacGGTTATGAGAGTAGGCTAGAGAAGAACTTCAAAGAGTTGGATAACTTCTATGACAAAGTAATAAAGGAGCATGCAGTTAATAATGATGATTCTCATCAGGGGCTTGGTGTTATGGAGCAACATGATGATGAAGATCTTGTTCATGTTCTTCTTCGACTTCAAAAGGATTCAAATCAAGAGATAGTCCTCAGCGATGACCAAATCAAGGGTGTTCTAACA GACATTTTCATAGCTGGAACCGACACGGCAGCAGCCACAATGATATGGACAATGTCGGAGCTAATAAGGAACccagagaaaatggaaagagcacAACAAGAGGTAAGAGAAGTAGTCTTGTCGAAGAAAAAAGTTATGGTGGAAGAGAGTGACCTTCCAATGCTTCCATACCTCAAATCAGTAGTAAAAGAGGCACTAAGAATCCATCCTCCAGCACCACTCCTCGTCCCAAGAGAGACAATCCAACCCTGCACCATCAAAGGGTATGAAATCCCTGCCGGAACGAGGGTTTTCATCAACGCGAAAACCATAGCAATGGACCCAACTTGTTGGGAGAATCCAACGGAGTTCTCTCCGGAGAGGTTCCTTCATAGTCCAATTGATTTCGGAGGGCATCACGTTGAGATGTTGCCCTTTGGAGCTGGACGGAGGGGCTGCCCTGGAGTGAACTTCGCCATGCCATTGGTTGAGCTTTCTCTGGCGAATCTTTTGTTCCGTTTTGATTGGAAACTGCCAGATGGAGTCGGAAGGGAAGAGCTTGACATGCAAGAAGCAATTGGCATTACAATGCACAAGAAATCTCCTCTTTGCCTCATACCTTCCCCCTCTTTTGCTTAG